Proteins encoded together in one Gammaproteobacteria bacterium window:
- the hspQ gene encoding heat shock protein HspQ: MDTAAFSIGQVVHHKMFEYRGVIYDVDAMFDGTEEWYEQVARSRPPRNKPWYRVLVDGQNIQTYVAERHLEAEPDANPVDHPLIKRLFSRFEAGSYVMPYS; this comes from the coding sequence ATGGATACAGCAGCATTTTCGATCGGACAGGTCGTGCACCACAAAATGTTCGAGTATCGTGGCGTGATTTATGATGTCGATGCGATGTTCGATGGTACTGAAGAGTGGTATGAGCAGGTCGCGCGTTCGCGGCCGCCCAGAAACAAACCCTGGTATCGCGTACTCGTTGACGGTCAGAACATCCAAACCTATGTGGCCGAGCGTCATCTCGAAGCGGAGCCGGATGCAAACCCCGTCGATCACCCGCTCATCAAGAGGCTGTTCAGTCGGTTCGAAGCCGGTTCTTACGTAATGCCATATAGTTGA